A DNA window from Porphyromonas gingivalis ATCC 33277 contains the following coding sequences:
- the ruvX gene encoding Holliday junction resolvase RuvX, translated as MGRILAIDYGRKRTGLAVTDPLKIIPGGLTTVPTHTLLDFLRDYVSREPVERFVLGLPRRMNYEESESMTYIRPFAVKLAQAFPSIPITYVDERFTSRMAQRTILEAGIGKMKRRDKALVDEVSAVIILQSYLDNPDR; from the coding sequence ATGGGACGAATACTGGCTATCGACTACGGACGCAAAAGGACGGGACTTGCCGTCACCGACCCACTGAAAATCATTCCGGGCGGACTGACCACTGTACCTACCCATACGCTGCTGGACTTCCTGCGGGACTACGTCAGCCGGGAGCCGGTGGAGCGTTTTGTGCTGGGACTGCCGCGCCGGATGAACTACGAAGAGTCCGAATCGATGACCTATATCCGCCCCTTCGCCGTTAAACTTGCCCAAGCCTTCCCCTCTATACCTATAACGTACGTGGACGAACGCTTCACCTCGCGCATGGCACAGAGGACTATTCTGGAAGCCGGGATAGGCAAGATGAAACGGCGAGACAAGGCTCTGGTGGATGAGGTCAGTGCGGTCATCATCCTACAGTCGTATCTGGACAATCCCGACAGATGA
- a CDS encoding DUF1661 domain-containing protein, whose amino-acid sequence MKNTSRKYSNRRTTVSENTCQNFFLLAREFFHSRTKTKKFSRHLFQYHKHRFLRAIFPFLRPLHNKQSLLFI is encoded by the coding sequence GTGAAAAACACGAGCCGCAAATACTCGAATCGCCGAACCACAGTTTCTGAAAACACGTGCCAAAACTTTTTCCTTTTGGCGCGAGAATTTTTTCATTCCCGAACCAAAACGAAAAAATTCTCGCGCCACCTTTTTCAGTACCACAAGCACCGGTTTTTACGAGCCATTTTTCCCTTTTTGAGACCTTTGCACAACAAACAGTCACTTTTATTCATTTGA
- a CDS encoding M48 family metallopeptidase codes for MKIMNVILASVLVVLLAGCSTVPISGRSQIMLVQDSEILSSSALQYKQFLSKVKISKNATSTAQVRRVGQKVAAATMLYLKQNGLGDMASQMKWEFNVVEDKAVNAFCMPGGKIVVYTGLLKLVGSDAELATVISHEVSHAVARHSNERISQEYLRQMGGNILGAAVSNKSAALQTVIGQAYGIGSQVLITLPYNRKQEYEADKIGLVFMAMAGYNPNAAITFWQKMAAQGNGRVEFLSTHPSDANRVAAIRQYMPEAMKYYKSK; via the coding sequence ATGAAAATAATGAATGTGATTTTGGCTTCTGTCTTAGTAGTCCTATTAGCCGGATGCAGCACCGTACCGATTTCGGGGCGCAGTCAGATCATGCTGGTACAGGATTCGGAGATTCTGTCCTCCAGTGCCTTGCAGTATAAGCAGTTTCTCAGCAAAGTGAAAATCTCCAAAAATGCGACATCCACGGCACAGGTGCGACGAGTGGGACAAAAGGTAGCAGCCGCCACGATGCTCTATCTGAAGCAAAACGGATTGGGAGACATGGCCTCACAGATGAAATGGGAATTCAATGTTGTAGAAGACAAGGCTGTGAATGCTTTCTGTATGCCGGGCGGAAAGATTGTGGTCTATACCGGATTGCTCAAGTTGGTAGGTTCGGATGCCGAGCTGGCCACAGTGATTAGCCATGAGGTCAGCCATGCTGTGGCAAGACATTCCAACGAACGTATCAGTCAGGAATATCTACGCCAAATGGGTGGTAATATACTGGGCGCAGCAGTCTCCAACAAGTCAGCAGCACTGCAAACGGTCATCGGGCAGGCCTATGGCATTGGATCACAAGTGCTTATTACGCTACCCTACAATCGGAAACAGGAGTATGAAGCCGACAAAATAGGACTTGTCTTCATGGCGATGGCCGGTTATAACCCGAATGCGGCAATTACTTTTTGGCAAAAGATGGCTGCCCAAGGTAACGGGCGGGTAGAGTTTCTGAGCACGCATCCGAGCGATGCCAATCGGGTAGCTGCCATTCGCCAATATATGCCGGAAGCAATGAAATATTATAAAAGCAAGTAG
- the def gene encoding peptide deformylase, whose amino-acid sequence MLLPIYLYGHPVLRKVAEDITPDYPKLKELIANMTESMYHSDGIGLAAPQIGLPIRVLVIDADPLKEDYPECAGFKRVMINAHIEERGEDLCTEYEGCLSLPAIHEKVERPTSIRIRYVDEDFQPHEEVLHGFAARVVQHEYDHIDGKLFIDHISPIRKQLIKGKLQNIIKGKVRTSYRVVTAPTGKRR is encoded by the coding sequence ATGCTCCTTCCTATCTACCTATACGGACATCCGGTGCTGAGAAAAGTAGCAGAAGATATAACTCCGGACTATCCCAAACTGAAAGAGCTGATAGCCAACATGACGGAGAGCATGTACCACTCCGACGGCATCGGCCTGGCAGCTCCTCAAATAGGCTTACCCATCAGGGTACTCGTGATCGATGCCGATCCGCTGAAAGAGGATTACCCCGAATGTGCCGGGTTCAAGCGCGTGATGATCAACGCCCATATCGAAGAGCGAGGCGAAGATCTCTGCACCGAATACGAAGGTTGCCTCAGCCTTCCGGCCATACACGAGAAGGTGGAACGCCCCACCTCCATCCGTATTCGCTATGTGGACGAGGACTTTCAGCCGCACGAAGAGGTGCTCCACGGCTTTGCGGCAAGAGTGGTACAGCACGAATACGACCATATCGACGGGAAGCTCTTCATCGACCACATCAGTCCGATACGCAAGCAGCTGATCAAAGGGAAGCTGCAGAATATCATCAAAGGCAAAGTACGGACTTCGTACCGCGTAGTGACAGCTCCGACCGGCAAAAGACGGTAA
- a CDS encoding thymidylate synthase encodes MKQYLDLLRRILDEGVRKEDRTGTGTISVFGHQMCFDLEEGFPLLTTKRLHLKSIIYELLWFLRGDTNVHYLQEHGVRIWNEWADENGDLGPIYGYQWRSWPDYRGGHIDQMQEVLRQLREEPDSRRIIVCSWNVGQLADMHLPPCHCFMQFYVADGRLSLQLYQRSADSFLGIPFNIASYALLLQMIAHVTGLKPGRFVHTLGDAHIYLNHLEQVQLQLSREPRALPRMVLNPEVSDLFDFRYEDFRLEGYDPHPHIAGVVAV; translated from the coding sequence ATGAAACAGTATTTGGATCTGCTTCGCCGCATCCTCGACGAGGGAGTACGAAAAGAAGACCGCACGGGTACGGGTACGATCAGCGTATTCGGCCATCAGATGTGCTTTGACCTTGAAGAGGGATTTCCCTTGCTTACGACCAAGCGATTGCACTTGAAGTCCATTATATACGAACTGCTTTGGTTCCTCAGAGGTGATACGAACGTGCATTACCTGCAGGAACATGGCGTACGCATTTGGAACGAATGGGCTGATGAGAACGGCGATTTGGGGCCTATATATGGCTACCAGTGGCGCAGTTGGCCGGACTATCGGGGAGGGCATATAGACCAAATGCAGGAGGTGCTGCGCCAGCTGCGCGAGGAACCGGACAGCCGGCGCATTATCGTATGCTCGTGGAATGTAGGCCAGCTTGCCGATATGCATCTGCCTCCATGCCACTGTTTCATGCAGTTCTATGTCGCTGACGGCCGGCTGAGCCTGCAACTCTATCAGCGCAGTGCCGATTCTTTTCTGGGCATACCGTTCAACATAGCTTCGTATGCACTCCTGCTACAAATGATCGCTCATGTCACAGGGCTGAAACCCGGGCGATTCGTACATACACTGGGCGACGCCCATATCTATCTTAACCACCTCGAACAGGTACAGCTACAACTGAGTCGTGAGCCGAGAGCGTTGCCCCGAATGGTACTGAATCCGGAGGTGTCCGATCTCTTCGACTTCCGATACGAAGACTTCCGACTCGAAGGGTATGATCCGCATCCGCACATTGCGGGCGTTGTAGCAGTCTGA
- a CDS encoding Rib/alpha-like domain-containing protein, translating into MKQNYFKRVCSLLWLVLPMLIMPLEVAAQEIIPNEEVLESLTFVAPVEETDAIEAEVEALQEIVATEEIAEQAVRSYTYTVYRDGVKIASGLTEPTFLDEDVPAGEHTYCVEVQYQEGVSDKVCVDVEVKDFKPVTNLTGTASNDEVSLDWDGVEEKAEEPARDKAVSYNVYKNGTLIGNTAETHYVETGVANGTYIYEVEVKYPDGVSPKVAVTVTVTNSSLSNVDGQAPYTLRVEGKKIIAEAHGMITLYDINGRTVAVAPNRLEYMVQTGFYAVRFDVGNKHHVSKIQVR; encoded by the coding sequence ATGAAACAGAACTACTTCAAAAGAGTCTGCTCACTGCTTTGGCTGGTTTTACCCATGCTTATTATGCCATTGGAAGTAGCAGCTCAAGAGATTATTCCGAACGAAGAGGTGTTGGAATCATTGACTTTCGTTGCACCGGTTGAGGAGACAGACGCAATAGAGGCAGAGGTAGAAGCTCTGCAGGAGATAGTCGCTACTGAGGAGATTGCGGAGCAGGCTGTTCGTTCTTATACCTACACGGTCTATCGTGATGGCGTGAAGATTGCTTCAGGATTGACTGAGCCCACTTTTCTCGATGAAGATGTTCCTGCCGGCGAACATACCTACTGCGTAGAAGTACAGTATCAGGAAGGCGTATCCGACAAAGTATGCGTGGACGTAGAGGTGAAGGACTTCAAACCGGTTACCAATCTCACCGGAACTGCTTCCAATGACGAAGTTTCTTTGGACTGGGACGGTGTGGAAGAGAAAGCAGAAGAGCCGGCAAGAGATAAAGCAGTCAGCTACAACGTCTACAAGAATGGAACCTTGATCGGTAATACAGCTGAAACTCATTATGTGGAGACCGGTGTAGCCAATGGTACATACATCTACGAAGTGGAAGTAAAGTATCCTGACGGAGTATCTCCGAAGGTGGCTGTAACCGTGACCGTGACCAACAGCTCATTGAGCAATGTAGATGGACAGGCTCCTTACACATTGCGAGTAGAAGGCAAGAAGATTATTGCGGAAGCCCATGGTATGATCACGCTCTACGACATCAACGGACGTACCGTGGCCGTAGCCCCGAATCGATTGGAATACATGGTGCAAACCGGGTTCTATGCAGTGCGCTTCGATGTGGGGAATAAACACCATGTATCGAAAATACAAGTAAGATAA
- a CDS encoding dihydrofolate reductase, with product MISIVVAIAENGAIGYKNDLLWHLPADLKRFKEMTTGHSIIMGSRTFRSLPKGALSNRRNIVLSRTQQDFPGAEWAASPEVALELVGEEAEAFVIGGAQVYEQMLPYTDKIYLTRVHADFPEADTFFPELDMSEWVELSRTEYLADEKNRYATTLLELIRDY from the coding sequence ATGATTTCAATCGTTGTTGCCATAGCCGAGAATGGGGCTATCGGATACAAAAATGACCTCCTCTGGCATCTGCCGGCCGATCTCAAACGATTCAAGGAAATGACCACAGGGCATAGCATTATCATGGGTAGCCGTACATTCCGCTCCCTGCCCAAAGGTGCTTTGTCCAACAGACGCAATATCGTCCTAAGCAGGACGCAGCAGGATTTTCCCGGTGCCGAATGGGCAGCTTCGCCCGAAGTGGCATTGGAGCTGGTGGGCGAAGAGGCAGAGGCCTTTGTCATCGGCGGAGCACAAGTATATGAGCAGATGCTGCCCTACACGGACAAAATCTATCTGACACGCGTGCATGCCGACTTTCCCGAAGCCGACACTTTTTTTCCTGAATTGGACATGAGCGAATGGGTGGAGCTGAGCCGCACGGAATATCTGGCCGACGAGAAAAACCGATATGCCACCACTCTGCTGGAGCTTATCCGCGATTATTGA
- a CDS encoding ABC-F family ATP-binding cassette domain-containing protein — protein MISVNNLTVDFGTRLLFDQVSFVINRRDRIALVGKNGAGKSTLLKLIAGMEEPTSGHIARPKGIRIGYLPQVMRLQDGHTVYEEVEQAFNDIRQIEEEIRRLSDEMAGRTDYESDDYIRLIEHYTNMSETLSLMQQGNYHAAIEQTLIGLGFGQEDFHRPTADFSGGWRMRIELAKLLLQRPEVLLLDEPTNHLDIESIGWLEQFIATNAGAVILVSHDRAFIDNTTTRTIEIELGHIYDYKTNYSHYVELREERLRQQMRAYENQQKMIRDTEDFIERFRYKATKSVQVQSRIKQLEKVERVEIDERDRSAFHFRFIPAQPSGSYPLIVDDLAKAYGDHRVFSGATYTIERGEKVAFVGKNGAGKSTMVKCIMGELTDYTGKLELGHNVQLGYFAQNEAQELRGDLTVFDTIDREAVGDIRLRLNDLLGAFLFGGEASEKKVSVLSGGERARLAIIRLLLQPANFLILDEPTNHLDMRSKDVLKEAIKNFDGTVIVVSHDREFLDGLVSKVYEFADGQVNEHLGGIYDYLRTRRMQTLTELERTTTIETKTTREAIPETEAKADYRRQKEVAKQLRTLERTVATCEERIGKLESELQAIEMLLQDPKHATDANLFERYAGMKQELEKAMEDWEQASEALSEAQG, from the coding sequence ATGATCTCCGTCAATAACCTGACTGTCGATTTCGGCACCCGTCTGCTCTTCGATCAGGTATCATTCGTCATCAACAGGCGCGACCGTATCGCCCTTGTAGGGAAGAACGGTGCCGGCAAGAGTACGCTGCTCAAGCTGATTGCCGGCATGGAAGAACCGACATCCGGACACATAGCACGCCCCAAGGGGATCCGCATAGGCTATCTGCCGCAGGTGATGCGTTTGCAGGACGGACACACGGTTTACGAAGAGGTCGAGCAGGCTTTCAACGATATTCGCCAAATAGAGGAAGAGATACGGCGTCTGTCCGATGAGATGGCCGGACGTACGGACTACGAATCGGATGACTATATCCGACTGATAGAGCATTATACGAATATGAGCGAGACCCTCTCTCTCATGCAGCAGGGCAACTATCATGCTGCGATCGAACAGACATTGATCGGTCTGGGCTTCGGCCAAGAGGACTTCCACCGCCCCACAGCCGATTTCAGCGGAGGATGGCGTATGCGGATAGAGCTGGCCAAACTTCTGCTCCAACGCCCCGAAGTTTTGCTGCTCGACGAGCCGACCAATCACCTCGACATCGAATCCATCGGCTGGCTGGAGCAGTTCATCGCCACCAATGCAGGAGCCGTTATCCTCGTATCCCACGACAGGGCATTCATCGACAATACCACGACGCGCACTATCGAAATAGAACTGGGACATATATACGACTACAAGACCAACTACAGCCATTACGTGGAGCTACGCGAAGAGCGACTGCGACAGCAGATGCGTGCCTACGAGAATCAGCAGAAGATGATCCGCGATACGGAGGACTTCATCGAACGATTCAGATACAAGGCCACGAAGTCCGTACAGGTACAGAGCCGGATCAAACAGTTGGAGAAAGTAGAGCGCGTGGAGATAGACGAGCGGGATCGTTCGGCATTTCACTTCCGCTTTATCCCGGCACAGCCTTCCGGCAGTTATCCGCTAATAGTGGATGATTTGGCCAAGGCCTATGGTGATCATCGGGTGTTTTCCGGAGCTACATACACCATCGAAAGAGGCGAAAAGGTGGCTTTCGTAGGCAAAAACGGTGCCGGCAAAAGTACCATGGTCAAGTGTATCATGGGAGAGCTGACAGACTACACCGGCAAGCTCGAACTGGGGCACAACGTGCAGCTGGGCTACTTTGCCCAAAACGAAGCCCAAGAGCTAAGAGGGGATCTCACGGTATTCGACACGATAGACCGTGAGGCCGTGGGCGACATCCGTCTGCGCCTGAACGATTTGCTCGGGGCTTTTCTCTTCGGGGGCGAAGCATCGGAAAAGAAAGTAAGTGTCCTGAGTGGAGGAGAACGAGCACGATTGGCTATTATCAGGCTTTTGCTACAGCCGGCTAACTTCCTTATTCTCGATGAGCCGACCAATCACCTCGATATGCGCTCGAAGGATGTACTGAAAGAGGCGATCAAGAACTTCGATGGGACTGTCATCGTAGTATCTCACGACCGTGAGTTCCTCGATGGGCTTGTCAGCAAGGTGTATGAATTTGCAGATGGACAGGTGAACGAACACCTCGGAGGTATATACGACTATCTCCGGACCCGCCGTATGCAGACGCTGACAGAGCTGGAGCGAACCACTACGATCGAAACAAAAACCACACGGGAGGCTATACCTGAAACGGAAGCCAAAGCGGACTACCGTCGGCAAAAGGAGGTAGCCAAACAGCTGCGCACGTTGGAGCGAACCGTAGCAACCTGCGAGGAGCGGATCGGAAAATTGGAGTCGGAATTACAGGCAATAGAGATGCTACTGCAAGATCCGAAACATGCGACTGACGCGAATCTGTTCGAGCGATACGCCGGCATGAAACAAGAACTCGAAAAGGCCATGGAGGACTGGGAACAGGCTTCCGAAGCTTTATCCGAAGCCCAAGGATAA
- a CDS encoding tetratricopeptide repeat protein produces MTFKRSLFFLLLLLSVATARAQIDVDRVITIGRNALYFNDYVVSIGYFNQVVGLRPWMAEPYFYRGIAKISLEDYTGAEADASACLQRNALIPKAYLLRGVARQNLGKIDSAIQDYRRGLELMPNDEGMLVNLTGVLTDSKRYAEAREGVAELLKFYPKSKQAHIALSAIELGEQDTVAAIRELNEVLRMDSLFAPAYSQMAMLHLKSKRNAEAMAALDKAIELEPSELSNYINRGVIRYQSNDLRGAMDDYSHVVRQKPNDKLARFNRALLRSYLGDVNNAIEDFDVVIRLEPENYHALYNRAILLTQINENRKAITDFDKVLGHYPDFVVGYYARSQAKKALGDTRGAERDYWRAFDIEKAAQSKTKKTKKSSSSTSTKETREDSDETIEKFNLLVVSEKSSEKRTRYSSRIRGRIQDNDVEVQPSPLFVLSYYEQSSSEEVPRVYYSEAIARFNDKKVLPKRLKPINREVALSQDQVAYHEQDITEISERTAGNADLCFRRALDYMLIQNLEQAIVDFEQAVELNKQFALAYFGRAIARAKLVEARQGASFIHQEAETVNAMTKALITTPRTNAMGVPAAAESPERKPAISDMDGELVMRDLNRTIELDPNFAYAYYNRAVLLARRGDTDAALSDYDRAIKAYPEFADAYFNRGLLLLSRGKAKEGIADLSRAGEYGLYKAYNIIKRMSTKS; encoded by the coding sequence ATGACATTCAAACGCTCCTTATTCTTCCTCCTGCTCCTGCTCTCCGTGGCCACAGCTCGGGCGCAGATAGACGTCGATCGGGTGATCACGATCGGGCGCAATGCTCTCTACTTCAACGACTACGTGGTGAGCATCGGGTACTTCAACCAAGTGGTAGGCCTGCGCCCGTGGATGGCGGAGCCTTATTTCTATCGGGGAATAGCCAAAATCAGTCTGGAAGACTATACAGGGGCGGAAGCCGATGCTTCGGCCTGCCTGCAGCGCAATGCGCTCATCCCCAAAGCATATCTTCTTCGGGGCGTGGCACGGCAGAATCTGGGCAAAATCGATTCGGCCATTCAGGACTACCGTCGCGGATTGGAGCTGATGCCGAACGATGAGGGCATGCTGGTGAATCTGACCGGAGTGCTCACCGACAGCAAACGCTATGCCGAAGCACGGGAAGGGGTAGCCGAACTGCTCAAATTCTACCCCAAAAGCAAGCAAGCACATATAGCTCTCAGCGCGATAGAGCTGGGCGAGCAGGATACCGTCGCAGCCATTCGCGAACTGAACGAGGTACTTCGGATGGACTCTCTCTTTGCTCCTGCCTATTCGCAGATGGCCATGCTGCACCTCAAGAGCAAGCGCAACGCAGAGGCTATGGCAGCCCTGGACAAAGCAATAGAATTGGAGCCGAGCGAACTGTCCAACTATATCAACCGCGGTGTCATCCGCTACCAATCGAACGACTTGCGTGGAGCTATGGATGACTACAGCCACGTCGTTCGCCAAAAGCCGAACGACAAGTTGGCACGTTTCAACCGTGCCTTGCTCCGCTCTTACCTCGGTGACGTGAACAATGCCATCGAGGACTTCGATGTAGTCATCCGTCTGGAGCCGGAGAACTATCATGCACTCTACAACCGTGCCATCCTCCTCACGCAGATCAACGAGAACCGAAAAGCCATTACCGACTTCGACAAAGTGCTGGGACACTATCCTGACTTTGTCGTCGGCTACTATGCTCGCTCCCAAGCCAAAAAGGCATTGGGCGACACTCGCGGAGCCGAACGGGACTACTGGCGCGCTTTCGACATAGAAAAAGCGGCACAGAGCAAGACAAAAAAAACGAAAAAAAGCAGCTCTTCGACTTCGACCAAAGAGACACGTGAGGATAGCGACGAAACGATAGAGAAGTTCAACCTGCTCGTCGTATCCGAGAAATCCTCCGAGAAGCGCACACGCTACTCCAGTCGGATACGTGGGCGGATTCAGGACAACGATGTAGAGGTACAGCCCTCGCCGCTATTCGTCCTCAGCTACTACGAGCAGTCCTCTTCCGAAGAGGTGCCGCGCGTCTACTACTCGGAAGCCATTGCTCGCTTCAACGACAAAAAGGTTCTGCCCAAGCGACTCAAACCGATCAACCGTGAGGTAGCTCTGAGTCAAGATCAGGTGGCCTATCACGAACAGGACATAACGGAAATATCCGAGAGGACTGCCGGCAATGCCGATCTGTGCTTCCGTCGCGCTTTGGACTATATGCTGATACAGAATTTGGAGCAGGCCATTGTCGATTTCGAGCAGGCTGTAGAGCTGAACAAGCAGTTTGCCCTCGCATACTTCGGACGAGCCATAGCACGTGCCAAGCTGGTCGAGGCTCGTCAGGGAGCCTCCTTTATCCACCAAGAGGCCGAAACGGTGAATGCCATGACAAAAGCTTTGATCACGACACCGCGAACCAATGCAATGGGAGTACCGGCGGCTGCCGAGTCCCCCGAGCGTAAGCCTGCCATATCGGATATGGACGGTGAGCTGGTGATGCGCGACCTGAACCGCACGATCGAGCTGGATCCGAATTTTGCCTATGCCTACTACAATCGTGCCGTACTACTGGCCAGACGAGGCGATACGGATGCTGCCCTGTCGGACTACGACCGCGCCATCAAAGCCTATCCGGAGTTTGCCGATGCTTATTTCAATCGCGGCCTGCTGTTGCTTTCGCGCGGAAAGGCCAAAGAAGGCATCGCCGATCTGAGTCGGGCAGGCGAATACGGCCTCTACAAAGCATACAACATCATCAAACGAATGAGCACGAAGTCATGA
- the hisS gene encoding histidine--tRNA ligase, whose amino-acid sequence MQKPSIPKGMRDFSPVEMSRRNYIFDTIREVYELFGFNQIETPTMEMLSTLMGKYGEEGDRLLFKVLNSGDVLADFCAEELAEKNSLRFAAKACEKGLRYDLTVPFARFVVMHRNEINFPFKRYQIQPVWRADRPQKGRYREFYQCDGDVIGSDSLMNEVELIQIISEVFRRLGIRTRILLNNRKILSGIAEVVDEADRLTDITVAIDKLDKIGLDKVNDELRTKGFGEEAIERLRPFIEMKGDNREKLDRLKSALASSETGLKGIEELTYILDKVERVQLHSELMVDISLARGLSYYTGAILEVKALDAEMGSITGGGRYDNLTGIFGLEGMSGVGISFGADRIYDVMMQLDLFPAEKLTGTQLLFVNFSEEDADSLLPLIQKLREQGLRTELYPEPAKIKKQMSYANVANIPYVALVGENERAAGQVNLKNMLTGEQQMLPADAAAIVAAIV is encoded by the coding sequence ATGCAAAAGCCTTCTATACCCAAAGGAATGCGCGATTTCAGTCCGGTCGAAATGAGCCGGCGCAACTACATATTCGACACCATACGCGAGGTGTACGAACTCTTCGGATTCAACCAAATAGAAACTCCGACGATGGAGATGCTCTCCACGCTGATGGGCAAGTACGGAGAGGAGGGAGACCGCCTGCTCTTCAAGGTGCTCAACTCCGGCGACGTGCTGGCAGACTTCTGTGCGGAGGAACTGGCAGAGAAAAATTCTCTGCGGTTTGCAGCCAAAGCTTGTGAGAAAGGGCTTCGATACGACCTGACAGTTCCCTTTGCTCGCTTCGTGGTGATGCATCGCAACGAGATCAATTTTCCTTTCAAACGGTATCAGATTCAACCCGTATGGCGTGCCGATAGACCGCAGAAGGGTCGCTATCGCGAGTTTTACCAGTGCGATGGAGACGTCATCGGCTCGGATTCGCTCATGAATGAGGTAGAACTCATCCAGATCATCAGCGAAGTCTTTCGCAGATTGGGTATCAGGACTCGTATCCTGCTGAACAACCGCAAGATCCTCTCCGGTATCGCCGAAGTGGTAGATGAAGCCGACAGGCTGACGGACATTACGGTGGCGATAGACAAACTCGACAAGATCGGCCTCGACAAGGTGAACGACGAGCTGCGCACCAAAGGCTTCGGCGAAGAAGCTATCGAACGCTTGCGTCCTTTTATCGAGATGAAAGGGGATAATCGGGAGAAGCTCGACCGGCTCAAATCGGCTCTTGCCTCCTCCGAAACGGGGCTGAAGGGAATCGAGGAGCTGACCTATATCTTGGACAAAGTGGAGCGCGTGCAGCTCCATTCCGAACTGATGGTGGATATTTCTCTGGCTCGTGGCCTTTCCTATTATACAGGAGCCATTCTCGAAGTGAAAGCACTCGACGCCGAGATGGGTAGCATTACCGGCGGTGGTCGCTACGACAACCTCACCGGCATATTCGGTCTGGAGGGTATGTCGGGTGTGGGCATTTCTTTCGGTGCAGACCGTATCTATGATGTGATGATGCAGCTCGACCTCTTCCCTGCCGAGAAGCTGACCGGTACGCAGCTACTCTTTGTCAATTTCAGCGAAGAGGATGCCGACAGCCTGCTCCCGCTGATCCAAAAGCTCAGGGAGCAAGGCCTTCGCACAGAGCTGTATCCCGAACCTGCCAAGATCAAGAAACAGATGAGCTATGCCAATGTAGCCAACATTCCATACGTGGCACTCGTCGGAGAAAACGAACGAGCGGCCGGGCAAGTGAATCTGAAAAACATGCTGACGGGAGAGCAGCAAATGTTGCCGGCGGATGCAGCAGCCATTGTAGCGGCTATCGTCTGA